One window of the Microplitis demolitor isolate Queensland-Clemson2020A chromosome 10, iyMicDemo2.1a, whole genome shotgun sequence genome contains the following:
- the LOC103573783 gene encoding uncharacterized protein LOC103573783 encodes MVTAVLNILDKDQQPINCRALLDTCSTTNFMTQSMARLLKLKTSTCRVPVGALNTMTTYCNEITTATVTSRVNKYKKTLTFLIIPMISQIVPDQPIHQETLKIPSNIKLADPWFYKPAPVDLLIGAGTTLSLLCIGQIKISLPAQQELFLQKTLLGWIIGGAAPSSKYVTSAACHITSINDFDLNKFWEIEECPSTKRFTPEEEECEQHFQKHIARDPTGRYVVALPFNPRSPALGDSYHLALKRLTNTEQKLKRNPTLKIQYHQVLQEYLDLNHMSLIHDQPTATTSYYLPHHAVIKETSMTTKVRVVFDGSANTTTGTSLNDKLFTGPTIQSDLFSLLIRFRKHPIVLTGDIEKMYRQFLVRKEDRKFQRILWNHGNKTQSYELNTITFGLRPAPYLAIRCLHQLAQDEGHSFPIAAKILTEDFYVDDLLTGAQTKLEAIQMQQEVSHILAKAGLIIRQWASNDSEVLKDISKENINPHLQLGETTLKTLGVCWESKTDNIMYTVNAITITNQTKITKRTILSEVAKIFDPLGLLAPVIIIAKILLQRLWSEKLDWDESLPLELHTEWKTYCGQLPVLNQISFPRTIMSSTIKNIQLHGFSDASEKAYGACVYLRVLDHQGKTRVQLLCAKSRVAPLKTITIPRLELCGAQLLATLITAIVSAIKITFDGIYCWTDSTIVLHWLNTSPHHLKTFVSNRVADIQNKTIIDNWHHVPTKENPADLVSRGVSPTDFLSMSIWRMGPLWLSEPQNKWPVTNLQFSKEISEQRRVTCLFTNQKEFTTFDKFSNLDRLMRSLAYCFRFVRGRQTKGPLTVKELQEVEIRVIKTVQRQAFAEDLKILNKLEWSKHKNAQLSKLTPRLDDNGIMRVGGRLSLFNLPFDAKHPIILPKNHHVTNLFIHHTHRIHLHCGVQQTLYILRRKYWIIEGRSQVYKIINKCVQCCKARPPTTNYLMGNLPRPRVNPSRPFSQVGVDYCGPFLLKEKKFRNRAQIKSYVAVFVCLAVKAVHLELITDLTSEGFLSALRRFISRRGLCQDIYSDNGTNFVGANNILRELTDELSTAEAQEKIQGYLTTKGIQWHFIPPQAPHVGGLWEAAVKSFKRLLQHVAGHEMLFTYEQFNTLVIEIEAILNSRPLTPISSDSNDPLVLTPGHFLIGDSLTNLRGHDFTKIQTNRLSAWEHIQKVKQDFWKRWSLEYLNELTCRTKWDTPEPNIVQGAVVLLRDDNSPPAQWVMGRVIECHPGDDGIIRTVTVKTARNTFVRNIKKLAILPVCEDSNQN; translated from the coding sequence ATGGTCACCGCTGTATTGAATATCTTAGACAAAGACCAGCAACCCATTAATTGTCGAGCCTTACTAGATACCTGTTccacaacaaattttatgacTCAGAGTATGGCAAgacttttaaaattgaaaacaagcACATGTCGTGTACCTGTCGGAGCACTGAATACCATGACCACCTACTGTAATGAAATAACCACAGCGACAGTTACATCCcgagtaaataaatacaagaAAACACTTACCTTTCTGATTATACCGATGATTTCTCAGATAGTACCGGATCAACCTATTCATCAAGAAACATTGAAAATTCCATCTAACATTAAATTAGCCGATCCTTGGTTTTACAAGCCCGCACCAGTTGACCTGCTAATAGGTGCAGGTACTACTCTCTCACTGTTATGTATAGGTCAAATCAAAATCTCTTTACCTGCACAGCAAGAATTATTCCTTCAGAAAACATTGCTTGGTTGGATTATAGGTGGAGCAGCGCCTTCAAGTAAATACGTCACATCAGCAGCATGCCATATTACAAGTATCAATGACTTTGacctaaataaattttgggaAATTGAAGAATGTCCGAGCACTAAAAGATTTACTCCAGAGGAAGAGGAGTGTGAGCAGCATTTCCAAAAACATATTGCAAGAGATCCAACTGGTCGCTACGTCGTAGCACTGCCATTCAATCCACGTAGTCCAGCATTAGGAGACTCTTACCACTTAGCCCTCAAGAGATTGACAAACAccgaacaaaaattaaaaagaaatccaACTTTGAAGATTCAATATCATCAAGTTTTACAAgaatatttagatttaaatcATATGTCTCTAATTCACGATCAACCGACAGCCACCACCAGTTATTATCTCCCACATCATGCCGTAATAAAGGAAACAAGTATGACCACCAAGGTTAGAGTTGTATTCGATGGTTCTGCAAATACAACCACAGGTACATCATTAAACGATAAATTGTTTACTGGACCTACTATTCAATCGGAtcttttttcacttttaattCGTTTTCGAAAGCATCCAATCGTTTTAACAGGTGACATTGAAAAGATGTACCGACAATTTCTAGTGCGGAAAGAAGACAGAAAATTTCAACGGATAttatggaatcatggtaataaaACACAATCCTATGAATTGAATACAATAACCTTTGGACTGAGACCCGCACCATACCTGGCTATCCGTTGTTTACATCAACTGGCTCAAGATGAAGGTCATTCGTTTCCTATAGCAGCCAAAATTCTAACGGAGGACTTTTATGTAGATGATCTACTCACTGGAGCCCAAACCAAATTAGAAGCGATTCAAATGCAACAAGAAGTCTCCCATATACTTGCCAAAGCGGGTTTAATTATTCGTCAATGGGCATCAAATGACAGTGAGGTATTAAAAGATATTTCTAAAGAAAATATCAACCCTCATTTACAGTTGGGTGAAACAACATTAAAAACTTTGGGCGTCTGCTGGGAGTCAAAGACCGATAACATAATGTACACAGTTAATGCTATTACCATTACAAACCAGACTAAGATCACAAAGAGAACTATTCTTTCAGAAGtcgcaaaaatttttgatcctCTAGGACTATTAGCACCTGTTATTATCATAGCAAAAATTCTTCTACAGAGATTATGGTCCGAGAAACTCGATTGGGATGAATCTTTACCACTGGAACTTCACACGGAATGGAAAACCTACTGCGGCCAACTGCCGGTATTGAACCAGATATCTTTTCCCCGAACAATTATGtcatcaacaataaaaaatatacagctACATGGATTTTCAGATGCAAGTGAAAAGGCATATGGTGCTTGCGTTTATTTGCGTGTACTTGATCATCAAGGGAAGACTCGAGTACAATTATTGTGTGCCAAATCAAGGGTCGCTccattaaaaacaattaccaTACCAAGATTAGAATTGTGCGGTGCACAACTTCTGGCAACATTAATTACAGCTATAGTTTCAGCCATTAAGATTACATTTGATGGAATATATTGTTGGACCGATTCAACTATAGTTTTACATTGGCTCAATACATCACCTCATCACTTAAAAACGTTTGTTTCCAATCGGGTGGCAGACATTCAAAACAAAACGATTATTGACAACTGGCACCATGTACCCACAAAAGAAAATCCGGCAGATCTTGTGTCACGAGGGGTTTCACCTACTGACTTTCTTTCAATGAGCATTTGGAGAATGGGACCTCTATGGTTGAGCGAGCCCCAGAATAAGTGGCCAGTCACTAATTTACAGTTCAGTAAAGAAATATCTGAGCAACGGCGCGTCACTTGTCTGTTTACCAACCAAAAGGAATTTACAACATTCGATAAGTTTTCGAATCTTGACCGGTTGATGCGTTCGTTGGCTTATTGCTTCAGATTTGTACGAGGGCGTCAAACAAAAGGCCCCTTAACAGTAAAAGAATTACAGGAAGTAGAGATTCGAGTAATTAAAACAGTTCAACGTCAAGCTTTTGCCGAAGACCTTAAAATTCTGAATAAATTGGAATGGTCGAAACATAAAAATGCTCAACTTTCAAAATTAACCCCAAGATTGGATGATAATGGGATAATGAGAGTCGGTGGTCGTCTATCCCTCTTTAATTTACCCTTCGATGCAAAACATCCTATTATCTTACCAAAAAATCACCATGTCACAAATCTGTTTATTCATCATACACATAGGATACATTTACACTGCGGAGTGCAACAAACATTGTACATTTTGCGGCGCAAATACTGGATTATTGAAGGTCGAAGCCAGGTAtacaaaattatcaacaaatgtGTACAGTGTTGTAAAGCTAGACCCCCGACAACTAATTATCTGATGGGTAATCTACCTAGGCCTCGAGTCAATCCTTCACGTCCATTTAGTCAAGTCGGCGTAGATTACTGTGGACCATTTCTCCTTAAGGAAAAGAAATTCCGCAATCGGGCACAAATCAAATCGTATGTTGCTGTCTTTGTGTGTCTTGCAGTGAAAGCAGTCCACCTTGAATTAATTACTGATTTGACATCCGAAGGCTTCTTATCAGCATTAAGACGATTTATCTCACGACGTGGTTTGTGCCAAGATATATATAGTGACAATGGGACTAACTTTGTCGGTGCAAACAATATTTTACGAGAATTGACCGATGAACTTTCTACGGCTGAGGCTCAAGAGAAAATTCAAGGGTATCTTACTACCAAAGGCATTCAGTGGCATTTCATTCCCCCACAGGCCCCTCACGTTGGAGGTCTATGGGAAGCTGCagtgaaaagttttaaaaggCTTCTACAACATGTGGCTGGACATGAGATGCTGTTTACATATGAACAATTTAACACATTGGTAATTGAAATCGAAGCCATCTTAAATTCAAGACCACTAACTCCTATTTCCTCAGATTCCAATGATCCCTTAGTCCTGACCCCCGgccattttttaattggtgATTCACTGACCAACCTTCGAGGTCACGATTTTACAAAGATTCAAACTAACCGCTTATCAGCCTGGGAACATATTCAGAAGGTAAAACAAGATTTCTGGAAGCGGTGGAGCTTAGAATATCTTAATGAACTCACTTGTAGAACTAAGTGGGACACACCTGAGCCTAATATTGTTCAGGGAGCAGTCGTTCTTCTTCGAGATGACAACTCTCCGCCAGCACAATGGGTGATGGGGAGAGTCATCGAATGTCATCCAGGTGATGATGGCATCATTCGTACGGTGACAGTGAAAACCGCAAGAAATACCTTTGtgcgaaatattaaaaaacttgcAATTTTACCTGTGTGTGAAGATTCTAaccaaaactaa
- the LOC106693702 gene encoding uncharacterized protein LOC106693702, which translates to MVEHSRLKRQRGHIQATITALKNAVDAAIADPEHRNIHFIQATLNTAVKAFEKFDIIQTELEEVAEDEIDNRMSYVSSFDVETSRARTLIQRLTPTPVNADNSQRAVASVTKPKAAVTLPTIPLPTFDGTVEKWSAFYNLFATLIDQEDLPPVKKLNYLRLSLTGKAASAIESLELTDDNYSVALDILKEKYESVRRVTRRHWSLLREYPKLQKDSAAAINQLVDTFYQHTRALENLKAPVSSWDIPLVDLILSKLNSTTIWHWELTLTDEKVPSYKNLLKFLEKRASCGDTFRYNETPSNPPPKKDNHQHRPFTQALHVTNNSNHHYTKFSNNKITDPAITCPVCNEHHLLYTCEKFRSLSTEDRRKVIKDTNRCYNCFGKGHSIKSCTSKASCQICSKRHNTFLHFQRDDNLTQTSNVNYATTSNETRA; encoded by the coding sequence ATGGTTGAACACAGCCGACTTAAAAGACAACGCGGTCATATTCAAGCTACTATAACTGCCTTAAAAAATGCAGTTGATGCTGCAATAGCAGATCCAGAACACCGGAATATTCATTTCATACAAGCTACTTTGAATACTGCCGTAAAAGCCTTCGAAAAATTCGACATTATTCAAACTGAATTGGAAGAGGTAGCCGAAGATGAGATTGACAACCGTATGTCGTATGTATCTAGTTTTGATGTAGAAACATCTCGTGCGCGAACTTTGATCCAAAGATTAACCCCAACTCCTGTGAATGCAGATAATTCACAGAGAGCAGTAGCTAGCGTAACCAAACCAAAAGCAGCGGTCACATTACCAACAATTCCATTACCGACTTTTGACGGAACTGTCGAAAAATGGTCagcattttataatttatttgcaaCATTGATCGACCAAGAAGATTTACCACCGgtcaaaaaactaaattatttaaggtTGTCGCTTACTGGGAAGGCGGCGAGCGCGATTGAATCCCTAGAGCTTACAGATGACAACTATTCAGTCGCATTAGatattttgaaagaaaaatatgaatcAGTCCGCCGAGTAACGCGTCGTCACTGGTCGTTGTTACGCGAATATCCAAAATTGCAAAAAGATTCAGCTGCGGCAATTAATCAACTTGTTGACACCTTCTACCAGCATACCAGAGcattagaaaatttgaaagcaCCCGTCTCATCATGGGATATTCCTTTagtagatttaattttatcgaaaCTTAATTCAACAACCATATGGCATTGGGAGCTCACTTTGACCGATGAAAAAGTTCCATCgtataaaaatctattaaaatttttagaaaagcGTGCTAGTTGTGGTGACACGTTTCGTTATAACGAAACACCATCTAATCCACCACCAAAAAAAGATAACCATCAGCATAGACCATTCACTCAGGCACTCCATGTTACAAACAACTCAAATCACCATTATACTAAGTTTTCGAACAATAAGATTACCGACCCGGCTATTACCTGCCCTGTGTGCAACGAGCATCATTTGTTATATACCTGTGAAAAATTCCGAAGTTTGTCCACAGAGGACCGACGTAAAGTAATTAAGGATACTAATCGCTGTTATAATTGTTTTGGAAAAGGGCACAGTATTAAGTCGTGTACATCAAAAGCATCATGTCAAATATGTTCAAAACGCCATAATAcgtttttacattttcaaagGGATGATAATTTAACCCAAACTTCGAATGTTAATTATGCAACTACAAGTAATGAAACACGAGCATGA